The Brassica napus cultivar Da-Ae chromosome C7, Da-Ae, whole genome shotgun sequence genomic interval TGATAAGGTTGGTTTTTTGGTTTAGTAATTTGGTATGATTGATTAAATATTCCTTTATCCGCACACGGGTTTAATGATGGTGGATTCGAATATTGTGAGtgtatttttatccaaaaagtgtaagcataatttttttttatttattcatggttttattttataaagttaTTGGATTTATTTAAATGTCCTAGAACTTTGTAAAACTCTAACAAActgacttttttaaaaaaatctgaaacaaaaTTTCTCTAACAAAGTCTTTATTACAGTCTCGTAATATTAATATAGAGCTTGCTAGATAGGCTACGGATTTTGACTGTAATTGATATTTGCGAGACTAAGATATTTGGTCGCGAGACAAATATGTTGCATAAAAAGTAAGAAACATCTGGTGTTTAGAATGGTCGAGTCTGTGACTTAAAAAATTGTCTGCCAATTTGAAAAAAGAGTAGTCTAAATATTGGTTCACCACATCATCTCATGAAAACCGTCAGTTGCTGTCTTCTGTGGTATTACGTACTGGACGGGATCCTATGCTGTTCCTGTAACGATCAGAGTGAAGATTAGGTTCgtatataatgtttttaggTCGAAGTATATTGATCAGGGTTTGGTTGTAAGTGACTTACTGGTCTGGAGATTGCTGAATATCTCTCGGTAGACAATATTAGTAACAACGTCTTTCCTTGTCGTGCCTTCACTGTCATCAAGTATCTTCAATCCTTCTGGAGTAGTGACTCGTGAGAGAGCAACATACAGCTGGCCATGACTAAAAACTGGTCTAGGAAGGTAGAGTGCAACCTGTTTCAGACACTGACCTTGGCTCTTATTTATTGTCATCGCATAACACAGCCTAATTGGATATTGCCTTCTGCGAAAAGTAAAAGGATGTATACTGTCTGTTGGGGATAACTGTATCCTCGGAATAAGCACTCTGTCTCCAACATGAGTCCCTGTTAAAAGCTCAGCCTCTAGAACTCTGTGGCCCAACCGTGAAACAACCATTCGTGTTCCATTGCATAGCCCATTATACTGGTCCAGATTGCGCAACATCATCACAGGAGCACCAACCTTCACACATAGTTTATGCGGTGGCAAACCTTGAAACTCTAGTGAGTTTAAGTATTCTTGAGTGTAATTATTTGTAAAATCCTCCTCTGGTGTGCTCTCAAAAGCAACACTGTCTGAACTCAAATACTCTTTCTCTGCGGATGGAACCTTAGACAGAAGATAGGAGTTGATCTCATTGGCACTGGCGTTTGTGGGTGCTAAGATAGCTCTTTCTGTTAAATAGGTCCGGTTTAAGTAATTCTTTATGAAGTCTGGATAAGCAGCTTCTGAGATAGCCTGTTGGGGATGATCAGATATCGGAATCATGAACTCCTCTCCTATTAGAACCTGCTCACTTTCCTCTCCACATCTACCCTCTGTTGCCACAGTTGGCGCTGTTCCATTACCAACTTCGAGTATCCACTTTGCAAATTCTTTGTCAGCTTGGCTCAGTCTCATGTTGATGGATAAAGTGTGGACTTGTTCAAAGGGCCAGAGGTAGGACTTACTGATAGAAGCTCTGACTGTGTCATGCCTAGaactctgaattttttttttgaaacacagaaCCCTGAGTTATAACAGGCAAAATCTGTCTGAAATCCCCCCCAAGAAGATTTGTCTTTCCACCAAAAGGTTTATCAGCAGCTGCTGAATCCTCCATAGCTTGTAGGTCTCTAAGTGTGTGGTCCAACGTTTCAAACGTTTGACGGTGAGCCATAGGAGCCTCGTCCCATATGATCAAGTCTGCTTTGGAGATCAGATTTGCCAACATAGAACCATATTTAATCTCACAGAGAGATGTTTCGCTCAATTTGAGAGGAAGCTTGAAGCGGGAGTGCGCTGTTCTTCCTCCTGGTAATAACAATGCTGCAATCCCAGCTGACGCCACTGGTATCACCACTTTACCAACTGATCGAAGTTTTGCAATAATAGTTCTGTATAAAAAAGTCTTCCCGGTTCCCCCAGCCCCATAAACAAAGAACAACTGGCCAGATTTGTTGTTGACAGAATCTATAACAGAGGTGTAGATGCTTTTCAGGTCCTCATTCATCGTGGTAAAAAGTTTGTCATGCTCTGCAGCTTCTTTTTCCGTGTCATAGTTGAGCTCATGCCGGAGAACTGTGTTTGATATCTCCTGAAGAACACTGGTATTTGGTTTTGGCATGCCAGGGAAATCAGCCAGTGATTTATCATTCTCTTTGAGGAGTCTTTCTATCTCCATTAATGTATACTGCTTCAACTCCTCGTCCTGTAGAATCAAGCCTGGAAAATGAAattccctctgtttcatatACAAAATATCCTCAGCCAAGATGTTCCACACATGATTCCAAAGCTTGAGAGGGTTTCCAACCTCACAGTAGATCAAGACCGTGATGAATAACCTCCTTAGCTGACGACCTGTTGCCCAGAAAGATGGCTCAACTATAGCATCATGCCATTCATTATCGTCGTCCAATAAGCCAAGCGCATAGCATGCATCCCGATACTCCTCAAATGTTGTAGTGCCTACAGTGGCGAGGTGTTCAAAACCAAGTGCTCCTTTAACAATATTGACGATGATTCTATGGTAGTATAAGTCGCCTGCAGCTGGGTGGACATTGGGGACTTGACCTATTGCTGTACCCTGCTTCCGTGGTGTCCATTCTTTTATGTCACTGTGGTAGACAAACCGGGATGGAAACTGAATGTACGTAAGCTCCCTTGCTTCTTCATATTTGGCGTTTGCAGCAAAATACGCAGTGAGCATTGTTTTCTCGATATCTTCTCTTGAGAGAACTTCCTCTTAACTCTTAGTGGGATCAATTAGAACCCTGTGCTTCCCTGGAAGGTGAAGTTCCAGTTTCATTACTGAAGGCTGGTTGTGGTGGATGTGAAAAGAAAACAGTCTCCATGAGGCCTCACATGCTGAAATATAACGGCATTCTTGAAATCTGTCTATTTCATCAAGCTCAAGgtgcttcttctccttctctatcTCTTCTTTGCTCTTCCCCTTCTCCTGAAGCAGTAGCAGTGCTCGATCCACCCCCTTAGTTATGTATTTGAAAAGATATTTAATAGCACTGGTCTTGCAGCACCACTCAACATTGATATGGGTTTGATATTTTTTGAGGAGTGCTAGGCTATAAGGCACCACATATTGATTGCCTAGCTCCACAGCTCCTTTCAAATCGTAGGCGCTGCTCTGAACACGTCTTCTGTAAACAGCAAAGCCAGACTTATCAATCTTTGTGTTGTTTGAGTAGGCCTTAGGATACTTCTTTGTGCACTCTCCTTTCTCCATGCAGGGTGACTGTGGCCGTCTTTTTCCACACGGCCCGTGAATCATGTGCCTCTCAACCAACTCGAAACCCTCTCTGTCTGTGTCTCTGTCAGGGAGCTCAGCTGATATGTACTAATCAATATCTGCAGCTGTGGCCTCCCCTCTAAATCCTTACGAACCAAAGAAGAATATGGGCGTGGGGAAGTCCCCGTTTTTGAAACTCGATCGTGTAGACTACTGAATTTATAGCATAAAAATACCTTGTTAGTCAAGAAACTGAGTAAAGTATGACATGGATACCACAAGTATGAATATAACGTAGCTTACAATATACCTGCAACCATTTTTGGAAAGAAAACACCTTTCTTAAGGTCTGACATCATTTCGTCAAGCTTAAGTTTAAAAACTCTGCACTCAAGGTCTGGTCTATTGTTGGGCGAGCCACCTCCATAGGCGTCCATGTGCTCTTTCAGTTCAACCCAATTTGGGTTTGCTGTGAATGTGATGAAAAGGTTTGGGCTACCATAAAATCGACAAAGAGCCATGGCATCTTGATACTTCTCAGACATATAGCTGGGTCCTGCAGTGAATGAAGAAGGCAGTATGACTTTTCTCCCTATGTGCGCAACATCTGTATCTCCACTGTCTAAGGCGTCACAGACATTTGTATATAATTCAGCTCGCAGTTTCTTCTGGTTAAGTCTGATAAACCGAAGTCTCTCCTGCTCTGTTGCAGTGTAAGTATCGACAATATACTGGTGTAGTAGCCTTCCTAACTTGATGATAGTCATACCCTCAGATGGTCTAGTTTGGATCTGGTGAGCATAGTATTCTCTCATTGTCATGTATTCTCTTTTAATCTTAGAGTTGACAGACACATCAGAGGGTATTTTCTCGTCATAACCGTATTCTCCATATGGAAAGAGTAATGGGTACTGAAGGCTCATAAATAGAGGGTGTAAATCGCTTATCCTCTGGAGCTTTGCTGATTTGTACTCAAGCACAATGTCTTTACCTGCCGTTTTTGAATTGAAATCACCAATTATCAGGCCACCAATCTCTCCAGCTGTTGGCAAGTCATATTGCCTCCCTCTATGCTTCTGATTTACTAAGGTGAGGCTGAACTCAACTGCATCACCGGATAAAAGACGATCTCTTGCATGACGGAAAGTTTTGGCCAGGTGATTATTCTCATCCAACATTTTGATTAAATCAGCTATCAAACTGTCATCAATCTCCACAGAGGATGTACCTTTGCTGAAAGCCTTCTTTCTGTTTGCTATTTCATTTTCTGTGTCCACTATATACATCTGCAGATACTGAGGAGCATTGCCCTCAGGTGGGAGGAGAGAGCCAATCCTGTGGTGAGTCTGCCCATGGAGCCTAAATGCGAAGGGTCCAGGAGTACCTGTCACAGTGTGGTCAATCTGACCACCCATCGATGTGAATGATAACATTCCATTAGCAACTCGAATCTGTAGCATAAAACAGGGTCTATCAAACAGCTCTTTCAAAGGTGATGGTGGGTGACGTCTAGGTGGCAGCTTCACACGGCCTTGCTGACAGCACCACAGCCTCACCAATCCAGACAATAGCTTGACAAGCAGAGCATGTTACCAACTCCCAATTATTCACATCTGGTTTTCGTCTCCTCACTGCCATTTCAAAAATCTTGTCTGAGTCACAATTGTACTGGAAAGTATGTGTAACATGACCATGTAGATTTATAATACCTTGACGGCTTCCACTTGAAGTAAGAGTtgctgtttttaaaaaaatgttagtaATTTTTGTTAAACTCAGTTGGAAGCTTTGCAAAGTATTTGTATGTTTTTAGCTTGCCTGGCCGTTGCAACTTGTCACGTTTGCTTCTGCGGATTGCAAGTCTTCTTTGTCTTGCCAGTCTTCCATTAGCCACTGTGAGTATAAAAGAGTACCGGAAAGTGGGTGAAAGAATATGTGGAAAGAAATTGAATTACTTCAAAGCATAACAGAGGATTTACCATTGGAGCGAGCTACATCTGATATTTCGCCGACAAAGAGGCCTGGTGTGAGTGATAGATATTGCTCTTGAAACCAAGGTCTCTCTAGATCAGGTGCTGTATGATCCGAGTTTAAAGGATTAGAGTTAGTCATAATACCTAGTTGTACAGAGAAGGAAGAAGTTTGTTTAGGACTAACCATTCCTTTTCTTATGGGTTTTCTTCGctgtagatgatgatgatgctgtaGAAGCTCCAGAAatattaagatttttgaaaGGTCTCCCTCTTTTAGCTCTTGTTTTACCTTCATCTTGAGTCTTTACCATGACTTCTGAAACGTTATTGGCTAAGCTTTCGTAGAGAGAAATTTTGCATTAGAACAGTAAGGATGAAGAATAGGCGTGTACGTCTGTAACGGCTGGCCATTGAAATAACTTTGAATGTGCAACTGAATGGGAGTTGTATAGACACCATTCTACAGTTACTATTAATTAAAGGAGCAAGACATTTGGTTAGTATGCAGTCACAGTATGGCTAAGCTTTCCTTCTACATGGGTCTCTAATATGTTTGTTCTTGGTAAGTGTATTCCAAAAGTCACGTATGAAAAATCTCCATAACGAATTTATAAAGGTGAGGAGTCTAATATGCTTTTCCTTGTCGTTGTGCTCCTTGCCTGAGACATTCTTCCCGgcaatgtttttgttttccctAGTTGCTTGTACAGCACGGGAACGCTGGACAATCTTCttctaatatttttgtttttgtgtttgttGCAGAGCAACTTATGTTTTTTAGTAAAGTATATTATAAATGCAAAGTAAGTCCGAAAAACCATGCAAAATTTTCAAACTCGATGAGGAAAAATTTAAGTATGTACTTTGCAATTttgttatgaaatttttttcaaaGCGAAATAGTTCCCAACCACATGAAAAACACTAAAGCATGTACTTAGCAATTTTGTCATGGTCACAAAAACAAAACCCGTATGTCAGTTATATCTGTTATGTTATATTATAGTTCAAAAAGGGAACTATAAATGTGCTGCCCGTTTCTCAGTTATATCTGTAATGGCTACAACTTTGCAAAATCTCCAAACCATAAGAAAATTTCTAAGTCTTGATAAGTACAATGATATACGAAGAGGTgtagatttataaaataaaacgaaCAACCACATTCATTTAAAAGCCAAATCGAAATAGTTCACAACCACAAGAAAAACACAAAAGCATGACACAACACCTTAAAAGACAAAGCGAGATAGTTCAaaagaagaaatgaaaaaagTAGAGCATAATTAGAAACTGAAGCAGGTGTGGTTGTTCAAGCTGGAGCAATGGACTCATTCCACATGTGCCTTCTTTGGGGAAGTCTTGTCAACATCATCTTCATCCTTGGCCGTTGGTGGACGTTTAGCAGCTGAAGCATCAGATGAAGCTGGACTGTCTGCTCCAGTGGAAGTCGTTCCAACGTTGGCATTTGGTGGTTGAGCCACTATCTCAGGAGGTGCAACGTCGGGAACATCTGCTCCTTCCAATAAAGGACGAAgcaaacaaatataataattactgAAGACACTGGAAACAATAACATATTTAACTACATATTAGAAACACACAGCAACGACAAAGGCAGGCATGGGTGCAAGCAGTCGCTCCGGAAAGATGCGAGAGATAGTGAATGTTTGGTGCTTGGAGGAGAAATTGAAATCTTTCAATTTGAGCTGAAAGGTGTAGGTCTTTCCAACAATATCAGCAAGGGACTGAGGAAGCTCCGTGTCAACCTGAGCATCAACACCAATCCCCTGGACACCGAGAAACATTGTTCTATAAATATCTATAGCAACAACCATATCAGCAAGTATTGGTGAGGGGTTGATGAAAGGTCATACCACAATTTGAGCAGCCTCAGAAGTTTGAATGTTAGTCAGTTTAGCCATCTCCATATCAAAAGATAGGAAAGATGCGCTGTCAGTGTGGTCTGACACAGACAACGTCACTCGGTACCGATTTTATACAACGTTAGTGACTTGAACTTTATAGATGTATTGACTGAATTAAGTTTATTAGAATGTATACCACAATATTTATACTGTATACAAGAGGTATATACTAGGGATTACATATTTACTAAAAGACCCTTCTATACTTATTCTCTACACACCCCCTCAAGGTGGAGGGAGTTTGATCACTCCAATCTTGGACATAAGTTCTTGAAACCGTGATCTTGCCAAGGGTTTTGTCAATGCATCTGCTAGTTGATCGCGTGTAGAGACATGAGTGACACGAAGAGCTCCAGACTGAACATTGTTGCGGACAAAATGAAAATCAAGAGCTAAGTGTTTCATTTTCGAGTGGAACACCGGGTTGGCACTCAGATAAGTAGCACCTACATTGTCACAGTAGACAGTAGGTATTGAAGGTATGGTAACACCAAGTTCATGGAGAAGAGACGAGATCCAACAAAGTTCTGCTGCTGTATTTGCAACTGAGCGGTACTCAGCCTCGGTGGAGGAACGTGCGACACCAGTCTGTTTCTTAGAGGACCATGCGATAGGTGTCGAACCGAGGTACACAATATAGGCATTTGTGGAAACAAAATCGTCGGTATCACCTGCCCAGTCGGCATCAGAGAAAGCATGGAGATGAAGAAGTGACTGTTTGTTGAGGAAGATACCATGCGACAATGAACCTGCAAGATAGCGAAGGATGCGCTTTGCCGCTTGCCAATGAATGTCAGTGGGTCTATGCATAAATTGCGAGAGACGATTGACACTATAAGCGATGTCTGGGCGAGTATAAGTGAGATACTGAAGGCTTCCAATGAGCATCCGGTACTCCTTGGGATCGAGAAGTGGAGTACCTGACGATAGCGAGAGCTTTGGCGTGGTGGCTTGAGGCGTAGAGACAGGCTTCGCATCAAGCATATGTAGCTTGGTGAGCAAGTCGACAATGTACTTGCGTTGCATCAAGTGAAGGCCAGTGCGAGTGCGTGTGACTTCAATTCCCAAAAAATAATGTAAGTCGGTGGGATCTTTGAGAGAGAAGCGAGAGGCCAAAACATGTATGCACGCAGAGACCAAAGAAGGGCTGCTACCGGTGATGATGATGTCGTCGACGTAGACGAGGACGTAGAGAACGTGAGAACCATGTAGGTAGATGAAGACCGATGTATCAGCACAAGAATTAACACACCCCATTTGACCAAGGAAAGATTTGAGTTCCTGATACCAAGCCCGGGGAGCCTGTTTGAGGCCATACAAAGCTTTCTTCAAACGACAGACGTGATGAGGTCGATCGGGGTCAACAAAGCCTGGTGGTTGGGAGACGTAGACTTCTTCAGAGAGAGTGCCCTGGAGAAACGCATTGTTGACATCAAGTTGCTTGATCGGCCAGTTGCGCGTCACGGCTAGGTGAAGAACAAGGCGGATGGAGACTGACTTCACAACGGGACTGAAGGTCTCTGCATAGTCAATGCCATACGCTTGTGTAAAACCACGAGCCACCCATCTCGACTTGTACCTGTCAATATCACCATTAGCCAAATATTTAATTGTATGAACCCATTTTGAGCTAATAACATTCTGAGAAGGCGCCGGTGGAACCAACTCAAATGTATGATTGGCAATTTGAGCATCATACTCAGCGCTCATGGAGCGACGCCAATTCTCATCTCGCATGGCCTGGTTTAGGGTCGTTGGGATCATAGGTTTGGTAGTGTGGGCTAAAAGAGTTAGCTTTTTGGCTGGTTTGGTGATATTGTTTTTGGAACGGGTTTTCATAGGGTGAGCATTGTGTTGTTCTGGTTGTGGGTTCGGAACCGGGGAGGGAGCTGCTTCAGGTTGCGGGTTTGAGACAGAGGGTTGGGAGTTTGTGGTGGTGATGTCGGGTTGGTGTGTCTGCACATTACCTGACGATGTGGCCGGTGAACTCTGACCTGAACCCACTGCATTATCATGCTCTGCAGAAGCAGAACTAGTTGACGACGAAGTCGTCTGGTGAGGATCCTGGCCCGGGGGAGGTGTTGAAGACGAGTGTACGAGTGTAGGCGTTGAGATAGGAATCATGGTAGGTGGTGCGAAAGTGGTTTGAGCGGGCTCTTCTTCTCTGGTTGTTGAGGTGGAAGGAGGGGTGTATGGGAACTCCGACTCAATAAATGTGACATGCCGAGACGTGTAGATGCGGCCAGTTGGAGTGTGAAGGCACAGATATGCACTTTGAGAAAGGGAGTAGCCGAGGAACACACATCGTAGACAGCGGTTGTCCAGTTTATTTTTGGCATATGGACGGAGCCACGGGAAACATGCAGACCCAAACACCTTGAGCTTCAGATAGTTAGGCGGCTTGTTGAAGAGCTTTGCATATGGAGACTGATTTTTGAGCACCGGTGAAGGCTGGCGGTTGATCAAGTACACCGCAGCAGCAAAAGCATAAGTCCAGTACTGCGTTGGGATTGCAGCCTGATGTAGGAGAGTCAGACCAGTCTCAACTATGTGACGGTGTTTCCGTTCCGCAATGCCATTGTGTTCAGGAGTGTGAGGTGGCGAAGTGAAATGTGAGATGCCATGGGTTGCTAAGAACGGGCGCAACACTAAAAACTCTCCTCCATTGTCGGAGTAGAGATTACGGATAGGCAGAGCAAAGTGTTTCTCCACAACGGCTTTGAACTGTATGAAGGTTTCGCGCActtgggatttttttttgagagGGTATAGCCATGTATAACGGGTAAAGTGATCAACAAAGATAAGGTAATATTCGTATTGATCAATAGAAGTAATGGGAGAAGTCCAGACATCTGTATAGATATA includes:
- the LOC106425565 gene encoding ATP-dependent DNA helicase RRM3-like, with product MLTAYFAANAKYEEARELTYIQFPSRFVYHSDIKEWTPRKQGTAIGQVPNVHPAAGDLYYHRIIVNIVKGALGFEHLATVGTTTFEEYRDACYALGLLDDDNEWHDAIVEPSFWATGRQLRRLFITVLIYCEVGNPLKLWNHVWNILAEDILYMKQREFHFPGLILQDEELKQYTLMEIERLLKENDKSLADFPGMPKPNTSVLQEISNTVLRHELNYDTEKEAAEHDKLFTTMNEDLKSIYTSVIDSVNNKSGQLFFVYGAGGTGKTFLYRTIIAKLRSVGKVVIPVASAGIAALLLPGGRTAHSRFKLPLKLSETSLCEIKYGSMLANLISKADLIIWDEAPMAHRQTFETLDHTLRDLQAMEDSAAADKPFGGKTNLLGGDFRQILPVITQGSVFQKKNSEF
- the LOC106410623 gene encoding ATP-dependent DNA helicase pif1-like, which gives rise to MRLSQADKEFAKWILEVGNGTAPTVATEGRCGEESEQVLIGEEFMIPISDHPQQAISEAAYPDFIKNYLNRTYLTERAILAPTNASANEINSYLLSKVPSAEKEYLSSDSVAFESTPEEDFTNNYTQEYLNSLEFQGLPPHKLCVKVGAPVMMLRNLDQYNGLCNGTRMVVSRLGHRVLEAELLTGTHVGDRVLIPRIQLSPTDSIHPFTFRRRQYPIRLCYAMTINKSQGQCLKQVALYLPRPVFSHGQLYVALSRVTTPEGLKILDDSEGTTRKDVVTNIVYREIFSNLQTSKSLTTKP
- the LOC106425566 gene encoding uncharacterized protein LOC106425566, whose product is MLQIRVANGMLSFTSMGGQIDHTVTGTPGPFAFRLHGQTHHRIGSLLPPEGNAPQYLQMYIVDTENEIANRKKAFSKGTSSVEIDDSLIADLIKMLDENNHLAKTFRHARDRLLSGDAVEFSLTLVNQKHRGRQYDLPTAGEIGGLIIGDFNSKTAGKDIVLEYKSAKLQRISDLHPLFMSLQYPLLFPYGEYGYDEKIPSDVSVNSKIKREYMTMREYYAHQIQTRPSEGMTIIKLGRLLHQYIVDTYTATEQERLRFIRLNQKKLRAELYTNVCDALDSGDTDVAHIGRKVILPSSFTAGPSYMSEKYQDAMALCRFYGSPNLFITFTANPNWVELKEHMDAYGGGSPNNRPDLECRVFKLKLDEMMSDLKKGVFFPKMVAGIL